The Streptomyces halobius genomic interval CAGAAGGTGGGCCCGCCACTGGCCGAGGTTGCGGATGTGCGGTGCCAGGCCGTCCGGGTGCAGGGTGACGCGCAGGGCGTTGGCCGGTGGCGTCAGAAGCTCGGGCGCCACCTTGTCGGTGAACAGGGCGATGCTCGCGTTGCTGTCGACGATGTTCCAGGCCCGGTCGACCACGGCCGCGGGGTAGGGCTCGTGGCCTTCCAGTACCTGGCGCACGGCCGTCCGTACGGCTTCCATGCGCGGTGAGTCGAGCGAACTCTCCGTGTACACCGGGGCGTGACCGGCGGCGAGGAGAAGCTGGTTGCGCATGCGCAGCGGTACGTCCAGCTCCTCAGCCAGGCGCAGCACCATGGCGCTACTGGGCTGGGAGCGGCCCGTCTCGACGAAGCTCAGATGCCTCGACGAGATCTGTGCGCGCAAGGACAGTTCGAGCTGACTCAGTCGCCGCCGCTGACGCCACTCGCGCAGCAACTGGCCGACTTGTGGAGGCGCGGCCTTTGTCATGTGGGAGACGCTAAGCGGGCACCTGGGCCAGCGCCATTACCTCTGACGTAATCGACGCGATGACGCGGGCGGCAGCGGTCGTCCGCACTCAGGTGGAGCTTGCACCTGAGCCCGACGTGCGAGCGCCCCAGGCCCTCACCTCCCGCACTACCTCCACCAGGCGGGCGAGCAGGCTGCCACGGCGATTCGCCCTGGTGTTCCACTACCTCGGCCCCTTTGACATAAGAGCTGGCGGCGGGGGCGGACGACTCAAGGGAACTGCGTGGCTGAAGACGCTTGGCAGGCAGTGTACTTCTGCGCAGGTACGTCCGATGATCTCGTCAGCTGCCACCTCGGCCTCCTCAGACGCTCACCGCTGCGGGTTGTTACGTTGATCCACGTAGCCTCACTGGTATCGGTTTGTTGCGCTGGTCGAGGAGGGGCAGAGATCTTGTGGGTGAGAAGGGGCGGGGATGAAGTCCGTTTGGGTCGTGTGGCAGTTACACAATGTCAGCAGTCTCGGATATAGCCACGGTCCCCTACGAGGGACGATCGGGACGATCGTCGTTCTCCTAGCAGCCTTTGTAATTGGATACACCCTTCGTCGGTTCCGCTACGTTGCCCTGCCCGTGGCCGTGCTTGTCTTCGGCAGTGGTATCGCCTGGCTTGCCACCCAACTGATTGAACCGCCCCGGGTTCGGTAGAGAGCTCAGATGGTGGTTGTGACCTGGGGTTTCGTGGTTGCTTGGTAGTGGCTGGCTTCGTATTCGGCGGGCGGGATGTGGCCGAGCTCACCGTGGAGGCGGCTGTGGTTGTACCAGTCGACCCACTCGGCGGTGGCCAGCTCGACCTGCGACAGCGTCTTCCACGGCCGCCGGGGCTTGATCACCTCGGTCTTGAACAGGCCGATCGTGGACTCCATGAGCGCGTTGTCATACGCGTCCCCGACTGAGCCGATCGAGGCTGCGATGCCGGCCGCGTCCAGGTGCTCGGCGAGCGTGAACGATGTGTACTGCGAGCCCGCGTCGGAGTGGTGTATCAGCTCTCCTGCGCCGGGTCGGTGGCCGTCGCGGTCGCGCTGCCACAGTGCCATCTCCAGTGCGTCCAGGACGAGTTGGGTGTGTTTGGTGGTGGCTGCGGCCCAGCCGACGATGCGGCGGGAGAAGGTGTCCACGACGAAGGCGACGTAGACGGTGCCACTCCAGGCGGCCACGTGGGTGAAGTCCGCGACCCAGGTGCGGTTCGGGGCCTTCGCGACGAAGTCGCGGTCGAGCAGGTCCGGCGCCCGCGCGGCCGTCGGCTCCGGGATGGTGGTGATGACCTTCTTGCCGCGGACGGCGCCGGCGATGCCCAGCTCGCGCATCAGCCGCTCGACGGTGCAGCGGGCCACCGCGTGGCCCTGGCGGTGCAGTTGCCGCCAGACCTTCCGGGCACCATAGACACGGTAGTTGGCCTCGTAGGCCTCGGTGATCAGCTCCTTTGTCACCTCGTCGCGCACCGCGCGGGCGGAGGGCTTCTCCTGACGCTTCTTCGCCGCGTAGTAGGTGGAGGGGGCGATGCTGACACCGTGCGCGGACAGCACGGTGCAGATCGGCTCGACGCCGCCGAAGCGGTCCCGGTGCTCGTCGACGAACGCTACGAGCGTGTGTGTGGCCGGTCGAGCTCGGCCGCGAAGAAAGTCGACGCGGCCTTGAGGATCTCGTTCGCCCGCTTCAGCTCGGCGATCTCCTTCTTCAGGGCCTTGATCTGTGCGGCCTCCTCGGTGGTCGTCCCTGGCTGCCTGCCCGAGTCGATCTCGTCCTGCTTGACCCATTTGCGCAGCGTCTCGCGTGAGCCGATGCCCAGCTTCTGCATCACCGCGTTCATCGCGGCGGTCTCGGTCGGGTAGTCACCGCGGATCTCCGCGACCATGCGCACCGCACGCTTGCGGAGCTCGGGCGGGTAGGAGGAGGGACGTGCCATGACTCTGATCCTTACATGGAATCGAGCCTCCACATCACCCGGGGCGGTTCAGGGGGAAGACCGACGGCTTGTGCCCGGCGGCTGGTGTGCTGGGCGCAGTGCAGTCCGTCGATGTCGAGGTCTGCGTACATCAGCAGGTCGTCGATGGGGTGGTCGCGTTCGTGGAAGGAGGTCAGGGCGGTGGGGATGGAGGCGGTCAGTTGGTCGCCGGCGCCGAAGCCGAGCCAGCCGACCTGGCTGCGGTCGGGCCAGGTGCTGAGGATGTCGCGCAGGCTGGTGAACGCGGCGGTGTTTTCCACGATGAGCAGCCAGGGCGCGGGCCCGAGTTCGTACATGGCCAGCGGGGCGGGGGTGGGCTGTGCCCGCAGGTGTGTGGTGAGGTCCAGAAGCCCTTTGTCCACGAGGTGGTGGCGTTCGATGTCCTTGAGGCGTTTCTCGTCGCCGAACAACTGGTAGGAGCGGTCGGCAAGCGGGACGATCTCGGCATCCGGCTGGTCCCGCAGCAGGGTGTTGATGGGGCCGAGCAGCGCGTGATCGGCAGCCGTCAGCTTTATGGTGGTGGCGAAGTCCAGTTGCTTTACGTACGCCCGTGGTGCGGGCCGGCGGCGGGGTGGACGGGTGGCCTGGGTGCGCTTGACCCAGCGGGGCAGGGGCGGGTGGGCGCTGTAGTCCCATCCGTCACTGCCTTTGGGTAGCGTGGCCAGGCCGCGATTCTTCAGGGTCTGGGCGGCGTCAGCGAGGATGCGTCGGCGCCGTGGCGAGGTGGTCAGGCTGGAGTCGCCCTCGTCGGCTGCGGCTGCCAGTGCGTCGAAGCTGACGCGTTGGCGGGCCTGCCGGGCGAGGCATGCGGCCATGCGATCGGCGGCGCTCACCCGGCCTCCTCCTCGGGCATCTCGGCGCGTGGACCGGCTTTAGGGGGCAGGGCGCTGCGGCGCAGGAGATGGGCGGAGGCGATGCAGTCGTCGTCCTGAGCGCGGGCGACGCCGGCCGCTACGGCGTCTCCGTAGCGCTCGAGGATCTGGACGTAGCGTCGTTTCGTGCGCAGGTCCACGCCGTTGCGCATCCGGATGATGAGGGGGAAGCGGCCCAGTGCCGGGAGGTCGTTGGAGCCGGTGGTGTAGACGAGCTGGATGCCGTGGGCCCCGGCGACGCGGCGCTGCAGGTCGAGGAAGGGCCCGTAGTTGGCCTTTGCGAAGGGGTTGTCCAGGACCAGCGTGCCCACGCCGCCGGGGATGCGGCGGTCGCGCTGGGCGGCGCGCATCCGGGCGAGTGTGCAGTACAGCAGTACGGAGACCGTCAGGAGTTCGCCGCCGCTGAACTTCTGGATCACGGTGACGGATTCGCGTTCGACGGTGTCCAGGTTCTGTGTCGGCTTGATGATTTTCGCGACGATGTTGTCGCGGCCGCCGAGCGCTGCCAGGACCAGTTGTTTGGCCAGGGGCATCGCTTCGGGCAGGGCGCTGGCCCGTCCTGCGGCGGTGGCTGGCAGCGAGGCGATGAGCCGGTCGACCTCGGCGGACAGTCTGCGGGCCAGTTCGTCCCCGCGGGCGCGCTGGCGCAGTTCCAGCGAGAGGAACCGCTGGTTGGACCAGTTGCCCAAATTCTTGGGGAGGCGGGAGTGGCGGGCGACTTCTTCCACGCTGTCCAGAACTGCTTCGACGGTGCTCGCGCAGGCATCGACGACCCGGGCCTGGTCCTCGGCGGACTCGGCCAGCAGCGCGATGACCTGCCGCTCGCGCTCTTCGACGTCTGCTAGGAGCGCGGCCAGCCGTGCCGGTGTGGTCAGGTCCTGTTGCAGACGTTCCCGCAGCCGTCCGTCGACGACCGGCGTGTACTCCGGCTGGAGGGCGAGCCGTTCCACCTGCTGTACGTGCTTGCGGAGGGTGTTCTTTGCTTTCTCGAGGGCGCGTGCGGCCTGGGTGACCTCGCGCAGGAGGGCGTCCCTGATCCGTTCGGCATCCTGCGGCTGCAAGGTCTGAGCGGTCACGGCGGACAGGCCGTGCTGTTCAAGCAGGAGAGCGTCAATGGTCAGGTCCGCGTCGCCGTCGGCGCTCCGATCGGGTGGCTGGTGGTCGGCAGCCATACTCAGAGCACCGGCCGATTGCCGCAGTCGTGCGGAATGACTGCCTGCCAGATCGGCGCTGCGGTGGATCTTCTCGGCGTCCAGCCGCCGCACCTGGGCCAGGCTGCGGTCCCGTTCCAGAAGCTGTTCCTCTGCCTGCAGCTTCTCCTGAGCCGCCTGGGTACTGGGGAGGGCGAGCCGTTCCGCACCCGGGACGAGGTCCTCCAGCGCGGCGGCCGCCGCTTCGTGGGCTCGCGTGGCCTGCCGGTGCAACAGGCCCGCTTCGGTCTCTGCCCGCTCGGCCTTCTTGAGGGCCTCGGCGGCGGTGGCGATGCGGGCGGTGAGGCGTTCGGTATCCGCCGCGTCGGCTTGCTGAGCGAGTTCCGCCGCCCGCGTGCGTGCCGTGGAACCGGCCTTGACCAGTTTCTGGTTGAGGCCGTCGATGGCCGTCTCGGCGGTGGTGAGCCGCTGCTGCAGGGCGGTGTCGCTGATGCCGCCTCGCCAGTCCCGACGAGCCTGTCCCCAGCGCTCACGCAGAGCCTGCGCGCTTGCCTCGGGTACTGCAGCCGGACGTGCGGCGTCGATGACCTCGGCGGACAGCTCCTGTCCGATCTCTTCCACCCAACCGGCCCAGCGCTCCGCGCGCTCCCGGTACTGCCGAAGCGCTGCTTCCGCAGCCCGCTTGTGCTCCTG includes:
- a CDS encoding helix-turn-helix domain-containing protein, whose amino-acid sequence is MTKAAPPQVGQLLREWRQRRRLSQLELSLRAQISSRHLSFVETGRSQPSSAMVLRLAEELDVPLRMRNQLLLAAGHAPVYTESSLDSPRMEAVRTAVRQVLEGHEPYPAAVVDRAWNIVDSNASIALFTDKVAPELLTPPANALRVTLHPDGLAPHIRNLGQWRAHLLGRLRRQIDASLDPVLSELHDELVAYPCHEREPEVEFPGPADIIVPLRLRHDGGELAFFSTVATFGTPLEVTTAELAIESFFPSDAATTAALANPTPLP
- a CDS encoding IS3 family transposase (programmed frameshift); this translates as MARPSSYPPELRKRAVRMVAEIRGDYPTETAAMNAVMQKLGIGSRETLRKWVKQDEIDSGRQPGTTTEEAAQIKALKKEIAELKRANEILKAASNFLRGRARPATHTLVAFVDEHRDRFGGVEPICTVLSAHGVSIAPSTYYAAKKRQEKPSARAVRDEVTKELITEAYEANYRVYGARKVWRQLHRQGHAVARCTVERLMRELGIAGAVRGKKVITTIPEPTAARAPDLLDRDFVAKAPNRTWVADFTHVAAWSGTVYVAFVVDTFSRRIVGWAAATTKHTQLVLDALEMALWQRDRDGHRPGAGELIHHSDAGSQYTSFTLAEHLDAAGIAASIGSVGDAYDNALMESTIGLFKTEVIKPRRPWKTLSQVELATAEWVDWYNHSRLHGELGHIPPAEYEASHYQATTKPQVTTTI